cacacacacgcactcacgcacgcacgcacgcacgcacgcacacacacacacacaagttgtcgataatattgaaatagattggaacgaaagcatagcttatagaGTTCTTCtccattaaaattaaattactcaTTTACCAGAAAAATGTGTATGATTGACGATTAGACGATATATATCTGTTATGCGAGAAAAGTTGTTTCTattaaatgctaaaaaataggaataagttttttttgtttagataTGCGTTCAATAgttgggtgggtgggtgggtaggtgggtaggtaggtaggtagatagatagagataggtaggtaggtagatagatagataggttttttaattttatagaaGAGACATAGTTTGTGATTAATGCGTCTTTCTGATAgagtaggccaacatagctccgtATGGAGAACATCAATCGAAATTAACTTAGTAGACCCAAAAACTATTCTACCGGCTTCATTTTGTATCTTTTGCAGTTCGTTTTTTTTCGTAGTCCATACAATTATCCCAGACGATATCCGCATATTCAAGAATCGGACGGATGTAGGAAAAATAAATAGTGTCTGGACATTTTCTGTCCAGACGGAACTTAAGCCTTCGCATGATGCATACTCTTTTAAGGGCTTTACTTCTGATGTACTCGAAGTGTTCATGCCATGTACAGTCACTGGAAAGAACCAAACCAAGATGTTTATGCGAATTGATTTCTGAGATGTGTTGACCATACATAGACAAATCTGGATAAATACGCGGTAGGCGTTTTCTGGAGAACAGGATTAACTTAGTTTTTGCAGGATTAAAGGTGACTAGCCATTTATCAGCCCATGTACTGATGCTGTCAATATCTCTCTGGATTTTTTCAGTGGCCCTTATGGGCTCGTCAACGAGAATATAAAGACTAGTATCGTCTGCAAATAGCCTAACATTACGTCCAATGttgacaacaatgtcatttataaatatcaaaaataagagGGGACCTAGAATAGAACCTTGGGGGTACACCAGCCTTAAGAAAGACCCAACTAGATATGGAGCCAGGGAGAACTACACGTTGCCTACGTTTGCTAAGATAGTCACTAAACCACGAAAGTAAGTTGCCATAGACACCAGTTTCTTGTAGCTTCACAATCAAGCCCTTGtgccaaactttatcaaatgcctTACTGATATCAAAGAATACTGCTCTAACCTCAAGGCCATCATCTAATGCCTTACAAAATGTGTTATAAAGGTATGCAAACTGATTAACAGTAGAATCGCCTGGCCGAAAGTCTGACTGGAATGGGGTAAAAAAGTTTATGTCACGAAGGAAGTAAaagaagtgtttatatattgccCTTTCAAACaccttttccattgtattaagtagGGAGATGGGACGATAGTTAACAGGAAGTATGGAATCaccctttttgaaaactgcacACACATTAGCATCTTTCCACGGTTTTGGAAATCTACCGATTGAGAGAGACATAATAAATAAGGAGCACAACGGGCGAGCTAACGAGTGAGAACATTCTTTTAGGATTCGATTGCTTATGCCATCTGGTCCTGAAGCTTTATTAACAGGCAATGATGATATAATGTCAGTTATCTCATTTGGTAACACTGTGATATTGTCAATTTTGCGGTTACTGTTATGATTACTAGCTGGCGGAACAATGTGGCCAATATCATctaataaagattgatttttaaaGTGGGTATTGAGAATTTCAGCTTTACTAGCGTCATCTAGCCTGAGTTCGCCATCAGAGGGATCTTGGATTGCATTAATGTTTGGCTTGGTTGAGGATTAACAAAAGACTTCAGAACTGTCCACCACCCTTTAGACTGAGAAGACCCTGAGCAAATTTGTTCTGAGAGATTAgaataatatgtttcttttgcGTCACAAATAGCCAAAGTTGTTTCGTTCCGAAGTTTACGAATTTTACCCCATAGTTGGGTTGAGTTTGTATTTTTAGCCTTACTATAGTAACGTTTACGTTTGCGAATAAGATTTTTTGCATGTAAAGTCATCCAGGGTACGTCATCTGGTCGAATAACGACTGTTTTAGTTGGGATACATCTTTTTGCGTTAGTCAAAATGGCATTGGAAATATTGTCAGTGATTGATATTCAAATTAGAAAGAGAGTTCCAATCAGTTCCCTCGAGAAGATCACACAACTCATCATAATTACCCCTATCGTAATACCATACTTCTCTCGAGAAAGAGGTAGACTTATATTTTGCAAACTTAAGAATGCCAAAAATTGGGCAATGGTAGCGAATGTTTGATGGAAGAAAAGGATCTCCGACACCCGATGTTATTAAACTATTATAGCTAGCAATGAAAATCAGATCTAGTGTTGATGAGGTACTTTCAGTAAAGTGAGTTGGCTCTGTTATCACCTGCGATGGACCATATAGTGAACATAAAGTTTGAACACGTCTAAAGTAACTTATATTGCTGGTGTTGTAGTTAAAGTCACCAGTGATGATTATATCACTTATTCCTGTATCAAAGGCAAGTCCCACCGAATCCTCTATAGAATCGCAAAATGCAGCAGAGAATGAATAGAATCTTTGACGAAGACACAAACACCACCATGACTGTCTCCTTGTCTATCGCGTCTCTCAACCGTGTGATAACCATAAAAGGATATATCTTCGCAGGAAATTGAATCATTAAGCCATGTTTCAGTAAAAGCTATTATATCAAACCCACTCAGTTCCGAGAAGTGTATATCTAATTTGCTTTGTAGGCTTTGTATATTGTTATGGATGAATGAAACACGATGTTGTGATAAGAAAAGTTTGGATAACTCTGAGCGTGACTCTGATGTTAGTCAATCTGAATCAGGGCCAGGATTGGGGTGAATATCACCAGATAATAAGATAAGCTCAACAATCCAACATTCAACTCCAATTGAAGCAAATATTGAAAAGACGAGCACAAACCATAACCCATTTCAGCGGCGTTTAATTTCGTTAGAACGGATTGTTTTACCAGTGATTGGTATTGGGTGCGGAGCATGGTATGATTTAAGAGAAATCACAGCTAACACACTGCACATGATtggaattgaaaatataaaaatgatattgtttttccAACTTCCCCTGAGATTAAATTGTGTCAAACCAGCGGCCGGGGTCATATTACAAGATGTTTTCATGAAATAGAGTGTAtaagaaacaagaacaaaatgTCCCCCGGTAACTTGCGATTGACGACAATAAATGTCACTGGTATGTACCCACAAACTTTCATGAAGCGAATAGCATGCAAATTTGAGAACAATAAGAATagaaagaagaaagaagaaatCTTGATTAGGATATGAAAcatgatattgttttcaaaacaatgtcaagAGAGAATATGTAGGAAATGGAGATGGAGGgttataataaaatcaatttcaatatgTGGTGAAGTAATACAATCAGGTATTAAAttgccttttcaaaatattcaaacattattattaaatcataattTCGGTAGAACTATGCAACTATCCATAAAATCAATTAAtccaattaaaatacaaacaggTATTGCTAATCATATTACACactattttaactttaaagtattttaactATTACCCAAGCATTCTATGcctaaatttaaaattgatataggCATAGCCTAATATAATTATCTTCTGTAGTCCGTTGAACTATAAAGTTGAGTACACAACTCGATTAAGCAAATAACTAATGCAATAatcttaataaatattaaacagcactaatatatatttttgtaaacttttAAGACTGGTAATTATTATACaagcaatgaaaataataaattaacaatgatatttattaacgcatcaatattatcaaatgtATGCAGTGATGacaaaacactttttatatataaattaaacgAATAATAATGCAGTCAGCTATCGTTATATTAAATAGTAAGTACTACTGGTGTAAACTTTTAACTTCAAAAAGAAATAACTTTTACACAAGCAATGAATGTACATTATTACCATTAAGTTGGCTTAACTTCAACTAAATTGATCATATGCATACCGACTTTTCTATCATGAGAACAATTATGTTTCGAATCAGAAATAGAGGTACAAGATAGGAAAAACCTGCAAAAAGCCAAACAATTAGCCAGTTGAATATCAGTATAATTAGTGAACAATAAGTTATCTTTTAGCTATAGGtaacacaataattatttcttaattcaaattaaaagaagaaaaaactttttaagaAACGTAATGATCTGGATTGCAGTAGtcaaacaatcacaaaatataataaCCTGTGATTATCAGTTTTAAAAGGACAGTCAATGGGGGAATAAGTGCGGTATAAAATACAGtaaatggtgaataaacacaGATGTGGTATTAATAAAGGACAAGGATAAATAGCTTTAATTCCTAGGTAATAGATTGACAggtgtaaaaatatcaatatagttTTAGGTGAGAGTAATCTACACTGATCAACAAAGATTGCGTTCCACGAAAGTTTACTGGACATTTCTATTAAGCACATATGCGTATGACCTCTGAGAAGTCGGCGATGTCCGTGGTACTGTTACCGACTGGAAGTTGTCAAGTTCGAGTGATCTCTGATCAAGATGACTCCATCAGAGGTCCAGGCActgtttatattgcattttcgCACTAAAGATCGGGCAAGGTAGAACACGTCACTCCGCGCCTTGCAAAGGTCTTCATTTTCAAACACCTTCTTAATATTTGAGCAATGCTTGGCTTGTGAACGTACTGAGTACAGTTTCTGTCTCGCACGGAACGACGTAAATTTTACAGTGATATCACGTGGCTTGGCCGGATCATTGCGCCGTGGACGACCAACACGATGAGAACGGTCGATTTCATCTAGCGATACTGTACTTCCCAAGTCAGACACAAGTTTAGTAACGATATCGTTTGTACTTACGCCTTCCCGCTCCCAAATACCAGAGATTCGTAGGCTATTACGTCTACTGTATTGTTCGAGGTGTTCTAGGCGATCTTCAGATTTTTCAAGAACACTGATGCGAGCTTTAAGATGAGCATTGTCAGTCTTCAGCGAGTCAATCTCGTCTGATAATCTCAAATTTATTCCCTAGATGACTTTAGGGATCAGTGCATCGACAGCATTGATGATAGAGCTTTGAATCTCAACAGTGAATAGTGACTTTAGTTGTAGCGATATCGCCGTAACATCGTCTTTCGACAACTGTACGTTTGTTACACATGCAGTATCAGGATGCTTTTCGGTAATTGAAGACAATTCAATCGGGTCATCAGGTCTAGCTTTTTTGTTTTCAGCAGCCAAGTACTCATCAGATGGGGTGAGAGAAAGATCGCGCTTATTGCCTACTGGGGCTATAGGCGTTGAAATTGTTGGACATGATTTATCCATTTTCacaaaatttcacaaaatgtcaaaaattacCGAGATTGACTTTTAATGTTCAGCAGTGTAGAGAcgaaatttcaaaatacaatacCTCGctaaaaatattcatcaaagtCGTCCATATGCGTTAAATTCCTACCACAATATTTAAGAACtgtacatttactttaaaacatcattattgaAGATTTTCACTAACGCTAGAAATAACACGTCCGTCATCACCGATACGCCTGGCCTCATCAGTTATGAACGCAATtaggctggtcaaagtacgcgtggagtcggactccacacactttgaccagcccaattggattgataccccgataatgacaacAACCCCGCAAATCATTCGTTAAATGAATGTAGCGTGTAAAATGACATTGCTTTGTGGTATTAGTCTCATCACAAGAACAGATATGTAGGTCGTTGTTCGATATATTTACtgaaaaaacatgtaataaaagtaaTCAGACACTCAATCGTCAtcatataatattcattttattcaattcatCCTAATTGGCAGACATCTAGTCTTGTAAGATCATGTGCAATGGCTGACTTATTGTCAAACTATTTGCCCTCATAGGTAGATATTTAGACTTGTTCTCAAAGCTTaagcaaacatttattaaacgtGAGACACGCAACAAACACGGcaacacaaacacacaacacTAGCGTCAAAATATCAAGCCAATTCAATATTCAGTATACTCGTTAATATATAAGGCTATTCATTGGGTACTGACATGTTCAGTGTCTGGATCTCGGGGAAAAACATTGGCAATGTTTTACAAGAAGATCAATCAAATGAGATCGATATTTgctatgatatattttaagcTTTTACACAATGACATAGTTTCCGACGTTTTGAGGTGTAAAGGCCAGAGACATAACATTTCCGGAACATATGGGGAATAATAATACATGAACCAAAActaagttttatgaataacttCGCAACGCGGTAGTAACTTAAGTTTTAGCATTATATATTCCAAGAAGATTTATTGAAACAAAGCATATCATACACATAACATCGTAAGGGTTGAGGAGATGtggtgatttttttcaaaacgaaACGAATATTGCGGTATTTTGAAAGTTATAAAGTAAgattttattataaagaaaaaaatcatagtaTGTGTTTACTATTTTGGGTCATTTGTATAGCTATAAACTAAAgcataatttcataatataaaaacatacgaatcaattaaattgatattcaatTGTAATGCAagtcaattataacataaaattcaaacttttattttataaactgctGTTCACACCTGTGTCATTTCCATTTTCTATATCTTTATTGTTCGATGATCCCGTTCTGTTCATACTTTAATTACAACTGTTTTATATCTAAAATGTTCCATATTTCGGAAAATTTAGCCCAAGAAGTCAAATTTCAGTCGATGCACTTTCCCTGTAGCGACCTCAGTAGCCTCGACCTCTATCTCTGTCCCTCCATAAATCATCCGCGTTTTAACAGCTCGGATAGTTCCGTGTCTTTCTAGAGGTACTGCCAGTTTGCCTGCAAGATGGCAACCTTCGTCGGTAACGTACATCGGATAAGGATCAAGTGTGTAATAAACACGAATGTGTATAGAGGTTTGAGCTGATGTTGATGGAATGTAGTACTTGTTAACCTGTGCTTCTCCACCAATGAGGCACTGCCCAGCtgtgatatgtttatcaaagacATTGTCACAGCGATCATTTCCTTTCTCGTCTCTTACTTTATAAGATTCTCTGTGAACATGTTCAATGAAATCCGCACACACGTTTACGCCATACGTGTATTTGCTAACTCGCTGAGAAATCAGCTCTGGTTTATGTCCAAATATCGCGGCCCCCTTCAGCACTGCAAGGTCTGGATCACTTGGGACGATGATTGTATGGTTATAAAATTTTGTCTTCATAGCTTGCTGGAGTAAAGGACAATTACTAAATCCTCCGACCAAAACAACTGCTGCTATGTCACCTACGTTCAAATGGTCAATTATGTGTGAAACATGGCCAACAATAGCTTCAACTTGCGTCTTGAAAAAGTTCGTAACTATACTCATATCGACTTTCAGTTTGTCGCCTTGGATGGAAACCTGCAAAACATAGTTGTAGGCTTACTATCGATGTTATGTACCGAGGCTGTTTCTAACATACTTTAAAGGCAGGTAACATTATCTGCTTCCGAAATATGTTTGCCCTACTTCAATTCAaagaacaaataattaaaaagtgcCATGTCACCAATTATTTGCTTCGTAGATTCTCAGCGGattagttataaataaattgcgCACTTCCCCGGAAGGAACGGAACAAAGAACTGAATGGTAGTATTAAATGCAATGTAGTTTAATTGAAATTCAATAtgttcatttcttaaaataaaagtgtcatgGATTTTAAATTTTCGATTACTTGGCTTGTCCTTGTACTTTTCTCTGTATTATTACCAGTAATTCATTTACGGATTTTAAAAACACCACtcattaaataacaaatcaaaagaaaaagtATTGTATTTCTTGAGAATACACACCgttttatcaaattgggaatcTTTTATGGCCTCGTGAATCTTTTTGCCCCTGCTTTTTTTAACCAGCTTTGGTAACATTGCTGAAACTCTGAAAACCACTGGCTTATCACTTGTCAGTGGGTCAACGTCTCGCTTTTTCATTTCAAAGTCGCGAATCATGTATATGTAGTCTTCCATGTAACACCGCTTAAATGCGTCAATGGAATCCGTTCCTAAAACATGCcgataaagaaaataaacaatatagtAACTcgttttcctttaaaaaaccttatgtacggtttgatataacCATAGCGTATTTCTCTgaatgatatgtatttattaaaacaatatatctgtgccaatttgataataatttaactgGAAACAATAAAAgcttatttggtaatattccagcAAGTGAAACGTTTATTTGCTCATATATGATATTTAGTTGAATAAAGTAGTTCCTTTTCCATTAAAATCTTAGAGGATAATGTAAATTTCCATcttatttcatgatatttttactTAAAGCGCTCATCACCTTCTGTATTTAAAGAGGAAATGACATCATGGATTTAAATCAAATGACAACGTCATATAACATGGCGTGATGTCACCATTTAAAAGAAACCAAATGTCATTAAAATGCTGTTTTTATAACGTGAATTTTACTCGAAACTATCTCAGTATTCGTTTTACTTATAAAGGAATTAAAACGATCGAATATGTATTACTTTTTAGATTATGACTTCACTTCTGCAATGTATTTAGCGCACGATATGACAATGATTTTTCAGTTTTTGGTATTCGGCCCATCATTGCCGAAGGTAAAACAGgtaggtatatttgttttttttattccagaaaaaaaacatgttatagaACGAATCTCATTCTGGTCGTCATATAATACACTAATGTATTTacatttcgatgaaatatgtTAGTATGCTGGCCAAAGGTTCGCTTACTAACAGATTTTCTGAACTGTTAAACATAATTGTGTATTATTTGACGACTCGTGACAGATCCTATAGATCTGTAATAAGTATGTATAACTGCAAAGGTCATTATTACATTGACAACTTTTGAATTAATATCGGTTAAACAGAATTTTTAATCTAATTGGTATTCGGTTGATGATCTAAACTTACTTTGTAACCATGTGTAATCTACGTACCTAACATGTTTTCTAAAAACTTCACATAAGCCTCGTCGACCTTTGTCCCGCCCCAATCTCCACCGCTGGCTTTGTATATGTTCTTCATAGAACCGTTCTCTGCAACCTCTTGTACAGCAATATCAACCGTGCCGCCTGTTATGTGTAAAAGAATAACATTGTGATTCTTCTTTTGAGCTGAATTTAAACACTTCACATTGTGGGGAAAAAAGACGTAGTTCGTAGttcacacacatatatataattgctgtacaaatgttcatattatttttttaataaattagtTAATTGCGTTACCCATTATATGTGACTAATAAAAATGACCCTTTGTGAATACATTTTGAACCAAGAGTGGTTTCATTTGTAATTGATTCATTTTGCATTTAtgtaacattaaattatattagatggatattcttttttaatatttaaattgacactcttatttaaagtTAATACATACAAAACTATAACAAAggtataacaaaataaatattgcattactaaataatgcaattatgaaaaatattaatcgctgataacaagactgtaactgtgtatttaatagttgaaaacgcaCAATTACTATATAACTGGTGGGTCCTTAAAGATTtcctgtgatctactatcgtcttaTATGGTAGAAGTACCGtgttttttgcacctttctttcaaattaaacactgtaTCCTTTATTAGAACCATTGATTTCGATATGCATTTATCCTTGTCGGTAAAGTACAACAATTGTATCATTTgaggtacatcttatttggaagtGAGAATACCTCTTTTAATAAGgcaccaaaacaaaaatagaaataaaaattaaccTCCTGCATCAACAACTAGAAATTTGCTGCCTGTTTCGAAGGTAGACAGTGAGCCATCTTCTCCCGCCTTTTTCGCAGGTATATGTCGACAGTAAATGGCTGCAGCTTCTGGCTCCAAAGCTAATATCAGCTTGTCAGAAGAAATTTCAGCCTGTGTTTAACAAATGTCATCGTTTTTTATGGaaacaatctttaaacattttaaatctattaaaTACTCGATTTATTGTCAGTCATTAAAAGCGACAACCAGTTCAGAATAAATTATGCAATTAGCAGAAAGTAAAACGAGAGGAATAAAGGGAATTTCGAGCCTTCAATCTGACAgtgctttgaaaaataataagaaacatTCGATGCCTTATATGTGCTATCAtcaaattacaatattatttagttaattaCTTGTTTTAACAATATCGATACTGAAATTGGTACTTTCCGGAGTGCGTTCTTACCATTTCGGCTGCTTCTCTCATGAACTGCTTGGCACCGTCATCCCAAATAGCGGGAACTGTCAACACCCAACTGATCTCCTCGGAGGTTATGGCTCCCTCAATACGGTCACCAATTACCTTTAAGACGTCGTCTTTGAGAAATCTACCAATTAAAATTATGTGCATACTAAGCTGATATTATATCaccaaatgtaaaacatttcatcgATGTCAAAACCCATACTTTTTCCTTCTGTGTTAACACCAACACTCATCAATTATTCAGCAAGgtagtttaaaagtacatatCAGTAACGTATTTGAATTGTGTGTTATTGAAACCCTTTCTCTTTTTAACGTATGTTGGATGCTTTTGAAATGGCGATATTTCTTTGTGTTTTGCAACTGATGACTGTAGGTTATACTTGTATAATTGATGCTTTATAAAAACTATACATCTTAGTATTACCTTATAGCGCTCGAAAACACAATCTGTGCGTTCAATTTCTTTCCAGTTTCGTCTTCAATTTTCATGTCTCTTTCGATGTTCTATAAAAAGACAAAACCAGTAAACTTACTATCTACCAACATACCGAAGGAATAATTGGTACatgcaataaattaaaattcaaacacaGCCTTTATAATTGTTTGAGTTCGCGCTTTTGTCACTTTAACTATATGGCCTACAATTTTATTCATGTTCTAATAAGACTTAGGCCTGTAATCCATTTGTACGCTGTCCGTATTTGTGGTCTGCATATTTCGTCTTCATCCGCATTTTGAAACGGAAATCATATTCCACAGGTcagcaaaaataatacaaaaagatTCTAGCGGACTCAAATCGGATGCAAATATTACGCACTCATGGGTCCTGACACATGCTATagacataattttaattgaatgttAATGTTGTAAAGATGACAGCAGATCCAGACCTCGTGCATATTGAATAACggcatatttatgttaattgttGCACCGTGCAGCAAAACATTGGTGCATATGTGGGGTTGAGCGATTGTAAACCGGCATTAAACTCCAGTGAATTCTTACTTAGTTTATACTAACCGTCCCAATGTGGTTAACCCCCATTTACAAATGAAGATTTTGACAGTTGCTAAATGTGGCATTCTTATTGCAAATCGATAAGTACACTTGTATGACATAGATAAATTTCGagcgataaacctttaacttcttacttaataaagcatatatttaaaatattactgataacaaga
The sequence above is drawn from the Mya arenaria isolate MELC-2E11 chromosome 14, ASM2691426v1 genome and encodes:
- the LOC128217953 gene encoding heat shock 70 kDa protein 12A-like; amino-acid sequence: MAPLLVAGIDFGTTYSGWSFSFKHEFELDPTKVATKRWYGDQLVSLKAPTCVLIEPDGETFSAFGFDAETKYTSLVEADEHDEWYFFKRFKMQLYKKNIERDMKIEDETGKKLNAQIVFSSAIRFLKDDVLKVIGDRIEGAITSEEISWVLTVPAIWDDGAKQFMREAAEMAEISSDKLILALEPEAAAIYCRHIPAKKAGEDGSLSTFETGSKFLVVDAGGGTVDIAVQEVAENGSMKNIYKASGGDWGGTKVDEAYVKFLENMLGTDSIDAFKRCYMEDYIYMIRDFEMKKRDVDPLTSDKPVVFRVSAMLPKLVKKSRGKKIHEAIKDSQFDKTVSIQGDKLKVDMSIVTNFFKTQVEAIVGHVSHIIDHLNVGDIAAVVLVGGFSNCPLLQQAMKTKFYNHTIIVPSDPDLAVLKGAAIFGHKPELISQRVSKYTYGVNVCADFIEHVHRESYKVRDEKGNDRCDNVFDKHITAGQCLIGGEAQVNKYYIPSTSAQTSIHIRVYYTLDPYPMYVTDEGCHLAGKLAVPLERHGTIRAVKTRMIYGGTEIEVEATEVATGKVHRLKFDFLG